A region of Haliotis asinina isolate JCU_RB_2024 chromosome 7, JCU_Hal_asi_v2, whole genome shotgun sequence DNA encodes the following proteins:
- the LOC137290914 gene encoding coiled-coil domain-containing protein 25-like, with amino-acid sequence MVFYFVSNVVSPPYTMYMGLDKHENEDLIKWGWKEDVWFHVDKVSSAHVYLRLHPGETLDDVPQAVVDECAQLVKANSIQGNKMNNIDVVYTMWENLKKTAGMDVGQVGFHRQKEVRKVRIEKRINEIVNRLNKTKVERFPDLRQERENQDKLEREDKRRKEQEIKQREKEDEKRRKEQAELRSYDSLMRPENMHSNVDDGNDSDDFM; translated from the exons ATGGTGTTCTACTTCGTTAGCAATG TGGTGTCGCCACCCTACACAATGTACATGGGACTGGACAAACATGAAA ATGAGGATTTGATCAAGTGGGGCTGGAAGGAGGATGTATG GTTCCATGTTGACAAGGTGTCCTCAGCTCATGTTTACCTCCGCCTCCATCCG GGAGAGACATTAGACGATGTCCCTCAGGCTGTCGTAGACGAGTGTGCCCAGCTGGTGAAGGCCAACAGTATTCAAG GCAACAAGATGAACAACATTGATGTTGTGTACACAATGTGGGAAAACCTGAAGAAGACAGCAGGAATGGATGTTGGACAGGTGGGGTTCCACAGACAAAAGGAG GTGAGAAAAGTTAGAATAGAGAAAAGGATCAATGAGATAGTGAACCGATTAAACAAGACGAAGGTGGAGCGATTTCCCGATTTGAGACAAGAGCGAGAAAACCAAGATAAGCTGGAGAGGGAAGACAAGAGAAGAAAGGAACAGGAGATCAAACAACGGGAGAAAGAGGATGAGAAACGGAGGAAGGAACAGGCAGAACTGCGTTCCTATGACAGTCTCATGAGGCCTGAAAACATGCACTCTAATGTG GACGATGGCAATGACTCTGATGACTTTATGTGA